The window GGCTGCTTTCCGCAAGAATTGGCCGATTTGATTTTTGCCGAGAGGCGACACCTTGTACCAAGTGGATTTAGTACGCCAAGCGTTGTGGTTTATGGCCAGAAAGAAAGGGGAGGTTGGAGTTTTGGCTTCTTCAGGACGGTGACTTTCGAAAATCTTGAAATATTGGACTGGGCACTGCTCTGTTCCCGTGGCAAATATTTTCGGATTAAATTGGCGCTGGTGCGAACCTTCCAATCCTTGGGGAGTCTTGCTCCCTCTTTCTGCCAGCCAAACCAAGATTTCTCTGCCTGTTTCAGGATCAGTTTGAAGCTCCAAATCGCCCCAGCACAATTTCCGGCTTTCGTCCCTGGCTCTGAATCCGAAGTGGAGTGAAAAGAACCACCATAATGTGCGCTGGAGCGCTTCGGGATTACGGCAACCAAAAGCGCCACTCTCAAACAACTTTTCCTCTTCTTCGCTTGTCAATTCACGGCAAGCGTTTGTCTTGTTTCCACGACCTTGCTTCACaagattttttcttttggcGGCCAATACCTCTCTGGAACGACAAAACTCTTCGTCTTTAAGGATATTAAAGGACGCCTTTAACTCTTTTAGACGACGCTGAATGCttctttgaaaacttgaaagGCTGTCTGGCTCGTACTCGCTGCCATTTTGTTTACGGACAACTTGGAAACATTTTCCAAGGAGTTTGCCAAGAGCATCAGCAGGTACGTTTTTCGCATTAACGTTTCCGTTGGTCTGCTCCTTACAgaacatttcaatttttttccactgGTAATGTGTCTTCTTCAATGtgttttcagatttttcagacgaaataaaatcgtccaattCTTGACTCATGCCCGGTTCGTCTTGCTCGTCGTGCTCGCCTTTCTCTATTTGTCGCTGCCCTTCTTCTAATAGCTCAAGGAAGTCAATTTGAAAGTTTGGCATACTTTGTTCGGGCCTCTGTTGATTTTCCCTGTTTGTTCGCAACTCGTTTAAGtaagtttcaaaattttcttaatGAGACATGTTGGCGACAGAATGTTGCACCAaactttcaaatttagcgggccggaaggcgggccgtactgtagaatacgacCCGCAAAATTgcccaatcacagcgcgcgtactatctgagagatataataaaagttagtaaaccagctttccagtacgattcgttggtagtagttagtgctgtaggtaacaaatgtagcagagtcccagtcgattctgtggtttttctgtagatggtgttcagcaatgttattgttgatgtcaccgttcctcgtcgctcgtctgtgttcagtcagtctagtgttcaaatttctgccggtctcaccgatatgaGTGGCCTGGCAGACACAgtatttgatcttataaactgctcctggTCTGTCCTTAGGTTGGTCTATGTCTTTGACTTTAGTCAGCAAGAGCCATTATGGCTCTTGTAGTCAGTCAATACAATGCAGTAAAATATATCTTTAATTAACCGCTGAAGCTGTGCCAATACCCTCCTAAAGATGTTTGTTTAATATTGACATTTATGTCGAAACACTGAACCTATGGTTATTTTTAGTTTTCGCATTTGTTCAGGTGTGGCAAATTAAGACGACTCGCTACTCTCTCTTAAGCTAGAAAGGACTTTTCTTAAGaacggctgcctgtaagaatcgagaatcgtccgtcaacgaccattttgggggatagctcatattttgcccaaagataccctttagtgaactattttcaagaaccacatttaaaagttccagcgattcttatttttttagaaatttgcgaaaatttgaaaacgcggttaaagtgaggttttctgtttgacaaattgtccaaaatttgctgcgagaaccaagcaacggtgaagtctttaaatgaattcaattggcaccaaacttgacaaaaattaagaacaactattcttgttcatttctacTTCGATACGTTTtacggaaatgttaaaattgtgattttctaaGCTCTTTAAAGAACATCCTCAAAGACCGCATAACATGGCGGTGGAAAATGGGTGATATTTgacgcgataaaaatgtacctggtacctcattcttaattttttttacttcatattctTGAAATACtgctattattcattttctgAGTGAAGTTTTATGCTCGAAGTCGGAACTCTTCCCtccgaaaatatcagaaatgtttgtaacctgagCGAGCTAAATGACGCGAAATTTAAACGCAAGCTGATGCTAATTATTCATGTAGAATCGTCGAACTGACTAATTTTCGGCTTTGTGGCTTgtaaagctttaaaaaatgcgaaTTTATCCTTCAGAAGGATTAAAAGTGACTGAAAATAGTATTTGAGGGCAAAAATCCGCAAGTGAACTATATATTACTCAATTCAAACACATTATAATTTATACTGGTTTATGCAAGTGACTTTTCTATCACGAtgtcaaaactgaaattaatacgATATTAAATCTGTTCAGTTTTCTGTCAAAAGAGATCGTGATTCACACGAcaagttaatattttaggtGCAAGAAATGTACTCTACTGTAATGCGAAAGGTATCGAGAATCATTTTTGTAATTGTTTATATTACAAAACGCACGCAGTGTcagtttcactgaaatgcatgTACGACTTGGCGGACCGTTTCATTTCAAGAGCACCCTTTTAAAAGCTAGTAGtagagcaaaaatatgacagaatttcaaagaatttcaaaccaaatcagTACACATAtgctcaaaaacgaaaactgaatGTGCGCCAATTGTACGGTATCAAAGACATAATTTGACATAATGAACGGTTACTACCGAAAGAAAGCTACCTAAATCAGTTCTTACTTGCACTTCAGTGAGCTACGCAAAGTTTGAGTCCATAATGTTATCCAATGTTGTCCGTTTCATTGTGAACTCATTTTCTGGAGGCATACATATGCAAGATGTTGTTGAACTTTTGACCTTCAAACGTGGTAAATATTTATGTCACGCAAAGTAacgaaagttttcttttgttccattCATGCCCTGTTTTGTGTCGTTACTGAGGCTCTGCCAActagggtaaattccgacaagcgacatgccGTAAAAAGTGGTGACAGCAACTGaagtgaaatcgcgacaaacgacatcctttctttaaatttccgacagcaatggtcacagcaacgtgaaacattgacaaagcagcGACacgaaccccccccccccccctcccccttcctggCAGGGCCTCGTTATTGTTGCTTGAGAagtgttgttttgttctttctgtttcttttcgAATAAAATTGCATCCTCCTTTACATAAGTATGTGataataaatagactaccaagCAAGATGGTCAGTCGATAGTTTGAAACGCGCAATTTGTGGTAATAATTTACGACGCTTATTATACAGATCTGCTACTGAACACCTGTTGAGAGTAGACAAAAAAATGCACTGGCAAGAACTACAAAtaaaactagtagtaatcaaagattaggagtgcgttctccgcctgtgataattgttgtctgttactgaaatcattactgtgaacggctgaaattttacagacataacatactgacaaagtccactgttgttctgtggattttgatgacctttgatgacacgttgcgtgacggctccagtttcggtaaactcgcaaattccatgttatgaaaacgtctcattttcacttttactagtaatgtttaagcataaaggctaaattttaaaaagaatacttgcatgtgttacatctagtactccatgtattctgagctggaagcacaaatatcagctaacatctgtgacatttgctctcgcgtttccgtttatccgtggtttattttaacaaactcccggacaaactctgtgcgactggcaataattatttccgctgatgaataaaaataagtcagcttttacattgctcttccttagttctggcttactcttataggtcttggcttcagagtactcttccatcgattcaatttcgaccttcggcggaaacagactgaactatttgtggccactgcaactatatattaaagtcaacaaatgtaatcaaactatagccaacgaaatatggctgttcccacgcgtacggttaacatcccaaagccaaggcgattcaaagtgttgttcgtaaacagaataaataatgttgtcccaactatgtaacaaaagcacgtcatctcacatcctgaccaaacaggccacgctcggtccagaataaaaatttctagaaacgagcgatcgcgaagaaatcgtctcgtatacacgagctttgcgatgatgtaatttgtttttgcCCGACCAAAAACTCCCACTCCAGACTGCATTGGGACTGCATTGTTTTTGTCgtcgaatgcaatcagagttaaaaaccaattagcttcaaagaaacccccaaaaagtctaaaacaacgaaagaagccaCAAAAGAGAGCAAACATGACGTGCAGTTGGACACAAAAACGAGGCCCACAAcccctgcaaaaacctagagaggcggccaatttgcagtccacaaaaaatctcgatttctcgcgcctgcgaagcctgcgaaaccaaattaggatgcgttctctcgttcctcgagaacgcaatTAATAAAATACGTATAACCTGCAAGTAAAAAAAAGCTGCAGACTGAATACTCCCACTTTCGTCATTTTTCTAATGGTTTGCTCTTAAAGGGAgcggttatttttttttactggcttGTCCGCAGTAATCTCGTAAACGTTATAGGAATGATCGAAAGACATGGGAGGCGGAACAGGTAAGGGTGAAAAAAGGgtgattaagaaaaaagaaaatatcgtTACGCGCATGTACTAAAATAAATTAGAAGTAACTGACGATTGGACGTGAGTCAGCTCTTCAGTATGCCTCTTTCACACTCTCCCGTCCAGGCCAAATTAACAGGAAAGGCAGTGACCAAATTACAAGCTACAAAGCCGAAAATTAGTCAGTTCGACGATTCTACATGAATAATTAGCATCAGCTTGCGTTTAAATTTCGCGTCATTTAGCTCGctcaggttacaaacatttgtgatattttcggagggaagcgttccgagttcgaGCATAAAACTTCACTcagaaaatgaataatagcaatatttgaaggatatgaagtaaaaaagattaagaatgaggtaccaggtacatttttatcgcgtcAAATATCACCCATTTTCTGCCGCCATGTTATGCGGTCTTTGAGGATGTTCTTTAAAGAGCttagaaaatcacaattttacCATTTCCGTAAAAAGTATCGAagtagaaatgaacaaaaatagttgttcttaatttttgtcaagtttggtgccaattgaatttatttaaagaattcaccgttgcttggttctcgcagcaaattttgtcaaacagaaaaccgcactttaaccgcgttttcaaattttcgcaaatttcttaaaaaaataagaatcgctggaacttttaaatgtggttcttgggcaaaatatgagctaTCCCCCAAAATGGTCGTTGACGGACGATTCTCGATTCTTACAGGCAACCGTTCTTAAGcagatttgattttttctaTCTAAAACCACGTTTAAGCATTTTAAATATACGTTTCatctgacaaaaaaagaaaataatggaGATAATTGCTCTTATCTGAGGTGTTTGTTTATTAATGGCATTTATGTcgggaggttttttttttttttcaagcactGAAACCCATgtttattgccgtgactttaacatctccagttcccacggcctgctcccgtctgaccttgtagctcagtcggtagagcggcggagatgtaaccggaaggtcgtgagttcaattcccaccctggtcagagtttttctctgtccttgtgtgggcccatttccatcagtagggctaacgctcacgtggttcatatgggattgaaatctagcacttcacattacactctattcagttaactctgtttaaaatataagtgctacacggccaacgtttgtataaacgtaacctttccttgtactgaAACccatgttttgttctttttaagtTTTCACACTTGTTTGGTGTGGCAAATTAAGACGACTAGGTACTCTCTCTTAAGCTAAAAGCGACTATTCTTGAGCAGATTTGTTTCTTTCTATCCAAAAGCACGTTTATGCGTTTAAATACACGTTTCACCCGTGAAAAGATTAGGGGACGTCAGTTTAACTGCACAAAATAggaatattatttttttggagaGAGTTTTTCATGTATGTAAAATACATAGAGGTGTCGCCGGTTTCCCCATTAGAATGTTAAAAATTACAATTATGATTCTTCTTAACTCTAGTTATATGCGATAACGTGTAACTTATCAACAGAATAAagactcattattattattgttgtgaaTGACCGCACTGTGCAATGTTAGCGATCGACCAAATCACGGTTGCATTTTAACTCGTTTGAGAAAGACTGGAATTCGACGAGTAAAGGTAGTGGAATTGATTAGCAAAAAGGAACACAAATTGTTCCGCGAGATTTTCCAACCTCGTCTTAATGTTAGACTCTTCGAACTCTTGAAGATTTATCCCATCAAAGCCTTGTATCTTGAACACAATTCAAGGCCTCCCTTGTTTCATACCTTCCGCAACATTGTCACCTTTTTAAAATGTGCTTTAATATATCTCTATATTTAGGAACACTCCACTCGTACAAAAATGGACTGATTTCAGAATTCTTGTAAATGACAGCGACAGCGATACAATGCACAAGCACCAACAACGAGAAATTGCATGGTAAGCAAATGTGCAATATCATCTGTACGATGAACCAAGGAATTAAAAGCAATAGAAATGCAGAGATGACAATTACAATAGCTTTGCTCACAGTCCTTTTTCACTGGAGAATCATTTGCCGAGGTACCCCCGCATGCTGGTCATCCAGTGCTTCGGTGCTTGTGAATACTTGTGAAAGCGGTACAAAGTGAAAACGTTGATGACCCCGATGCAGATGAGAATACAGAGGATTTGTACATTATAAAGAGTTCCCATTAGTGCATAACGCTTTTGTAACAACGAGAACACAAACccaaacaacaagaaaaaaatccaacACGCGACGGAAACGATGCAGATTCGTTTACTCGTCACTTTGGCTCGATACTGGAGAGGAGTCACCACGGCAAAGAATCTGTCAATGCTGAGAAGAAGTATATGACCTACGCTTACGTTTATTAACattgaaaagaactttaaaaagtgAAATGATGCGTTGGTGTACTTGTATAATGAGGCCAAACCCCAAAAGGCAGTGAGTGGACAGGCAACCAGGCCAACCAAAAAGTCTGCAACAGCCATAGAGAAGATGATAAAGTTTGAAGTCGAAGATCGAAGTTTTGGAAGAGGGTCCATCCAAACTGATAAAACGATTGCAGTATTTCCAATAGTTGTTATCGGAAACGTGATCGTTGCCAGAACAGCAACAGTAGTGAAGATGGTCTGAGCGTTATCGATATTGAGCCAAACGTGAACTAAAGCTTCTTCACTTGCCATGTTCCAATAGTCAACGGTACCTCGAACAGCCGCCATGTAGTCTTAAACGAAATAAGAATTCTTAACTCTTCTCGGCCTGAttgtcaaaaattaaaataactgtaAGTGAAAATTGACGTGTAATATTGAAGACAACTTGCATATTATCAACTCTTTTAAGGACACATCGAAAACTGAAAATAGCATAAGATAATAAGTTCATTGCATGCAATCATTGCTCCAGGTTCTCTGAGAGGCGTTCATACCTTGCCTCTTCTTCTTGATAAACTGAGCTTTGGTCTGTGGACATCTTTTTTTTGGGACATATGTCCGTATAAAGTTTTTCCGCTACTTAATGGGAAGGTACAAATTAAATTATCCCTAATAGAGATTTTCAAATCATTCCGGATGTAGCATCTGTTTTACCATGAGCtccttaattttattttacatttcgGTTGATTTCTTTCTTAAAGAACATTACGTCACGCGCAAAAAGTATAACATTGAACAGTTCATTGTCCTATTCACAGGGATTCAATCTAATGAATCACAGGTGATGATTCATGTGATGATGCAATCCTCCCATATGAATCATCATTATACTGTAAATATGACACATCGCATAATTCGCATAATCACAGTTATCATGCAACTACATTATAAGCTGTATTACTGTTCACTTGTTTGGAAGTTCCCTCTTTCACCAGTGATGAAGAGTGGTTGCAGAAATGTTAAGGGCCCAGTATCATCTCATGTGAATGTATGTGAGTGAATTTGTGGAACAATTCCTATTtcatcagaattttttttctctgtccaaaaaaaaaagttttttcgtcattatatcatcattttttttaacattgctATTTAATTTACTCATCGCTTGAATGAAAAAGAGATGACTGCAAGGCTTTGATGGTGATACTGGGCctttgaaaattttattcagaacCACGTAACAAAACAGTTTTGCTGCTGCAGCTGTAACATAAACTATTATGGTagtgtacatgtagtatttGATGGTGAAATTATCTTGAATTAGAGAACTCACAAGACAAGTATGTACATGTTGCATCATTGTGTAGTTACACAAAACAAATATTCAGTGTTTTCCAGTAGAGCATTGCCATTATTGAATTCTTGCATTCTCTTTTGCTTAGGGGAATAGACTCTGTTTTAAGAATTGTAGTGACCATCAGTACCACACCACACCGGTTTGTTTCAAGTTCAGTCAGTGCTTATAAACTCTGGTCATGCAACCATGGCCATAGTACTTAACTTCGCTTATAGTGCTAATAAAGCTTCAAACAATTTGGCCCTGGAACCACAGCTATGATTCTTATAACAGTTAAACACCTATAAATCATGTTTATGATTTGAGACATGGTTTCCGTTTCCCTGTTCACATCATAGCTGTGACTCTTACCCCtcatatatagatttagccaagcctaaaagcggagctccctagTTATTTATTCCTACTGCCtctagggttagtgaaaataaaagttttcgaattgtccgcgttttgatgtttctggttgctgctttaaataattaaatcatttcctttgcttACTTCTattgaaaaattcattgcctaactagtgaattccacggtaaactTTACGCTAAAAACCCATATCGCATGAaacacgaagcgatgagtacgatatcggtttttcgagtgaaatttgcTTTGGATTTCACCAGCTTGGCAATGAATTTATCTTGCacaccgcatgagttttaaaagaaaacaagcacaccctcagcgagcgaatggaaaaggaaaaaagccatttcagagtcaactgtcaatagccagcgaatagaaatcacgctaaaattagaagccataaaaaaaactttgtcagtacaaggtcaaagaagagttttactgatgtatttCGACTTTATCTCTGAATACGAGATCATTctcattttgatgtatttcattgaaacacgccaggttggcttggaacaagaaccggcaaaatgcaaccaagaaaggacgaccttcaaacaagatccgctccaacacttaaacaACGTTTAGGGGGGGACTGGGACTGGTAGCATGGGAGAGTAAACGTGTTTCGCCGAGCTCCCTGAATCGTCGCGGAAATTTTATAGTTTTTTAATGCCGAGCAAACGCAAGAACAGGTCAAAAGGTTCCAAAGACTCTTTGCCATCTCCAGAcgaaaaaaaatctaaagacGAAGCAGCAAAGGCACACTGAACTGCTTTGGAGACTGACGAAGTGTTCCAAGCTTTAGAAATGGCGGAAGGTTTAGGGAAGAAGCTTGAAGCTGTGCTTAAAAAATTGGAAAAGCTTGATACTATTGAAAGCCGCTTGAACCAGATGCACACAACACTGGCAAGTATTGAAGAAAATGTAAGCAGGCTGGATTCGGAAGTTGAAGATCTCAAAACAAAGTCCAAGCAGCTTGGTTCAACAGTCAATGAATTGAAAGAAAGCATTCAATTTACCGATGAGGACATATCCGACTtaaaatttgcaaacaaaaagtTACAGCAGGATGTTTGCGAGCTCCAGAAACAACTTCTTTACATGGAGACTTACTCAAGGAGGGAAAATGTAAAATTTGTGGGGCTACTAGAAGAGCAAGTTCATGAAGATCACAATGGTGCGCGAGCAAAATTAGAAGATACAAGAGGGATTGTCTACAAATTTCTCGAACATCGACTTAAGATTCCAAATGCGCGAGAAAGAATTGAATTTCAAAGACTTCATCGCTTTGGAAAACCGAAAAATGGAACCTCGCGTCCGATTATTGCACGATTTGTACGCTATGGGGATAAAGAACTAGTGATGGATCAGGCCCGTAAACATCTGAAGGACACAGATTTCCATGTCTATGAAGACATTCCAAAATTGTTGTACGATTCGAGGAAAGGACAAATGAAGAAGTTGCACAAGGCCAGGGAAAAAGGCTTTACCGCCTATTTTAGTAAAGCCCAGCCCGACAAACTGTATGTCAACGGAAAGTACATTGCTCCTGCTGATCCAATAGAGTGATATCCTTTTTAATaataagtttgtttgtttttttttttttttttttttccgcgaaTGCAATATAATTTATTTGCTACTACTTTTCCACTTATTTAATGTGTAACGATTTCAGGGAGTTTCTATTTTTAGGAACATCGATCGGCTATTACCAAAGGCGACGGGACCCAAAAGGATTTATTACTGTAATATCTGTCTGTATCTGTGTTTATGTTCTCTGTGTGTTATTATCCGTCCTTCTCATGTACTTTGTACAATTTGCAAATATCTAGGCCTAGTAGTTGCGATGCTAATTTGCATGGCTGCTCTCCTGACACTCTCAACAAAGGATTTCCTTTCTCACCTTTTCACCACTGATGCAACCTGATGATATGGTAATTTGCTCCCTAAACGTCAGAGGTTTGTCAAACAATACTAAACGGAGAGAAACGTTTTTatggttaaagaaaaaaaaattctctatcTTTTTTTTGCAAGAGGTGCATAGCACAAAGGAGAGAGAACCTTATTGGCACTCTGAATGGGGATATTCGACTATTTTTACAACCTTCTCAAGCTCTAGGGCTGGCGTTGCCATACTGTTCAACaacaattttcaatttcaaattctGAAACATTTTGCCGATCCCGAAGGGAGGTTTATCATTGCAGACATAGACACAGGGGACAAAATTATGACACTAGTAAATGTCTACGCGCCTAATGAGGACAATCCAGCCTTCTTTAGAAACGTGCGGGACAAGCTGTGCTCTTTTGAATGCGATTTTATAGTCTTAGGTGGCGACTTCAATTTAGTTTGTGACGTTTCTAAAGACAAAAAAGGGGGTGTTGCCACAACAAACTTGAAATCTAAATAAGAAGTAGATGCTATCAGAGAAGATTTTGAACTGGCTGATATTTGGCGTGTACTAAACCCTGAGGCCACGCGTTTTACGTGGAGAAGGGAAAACCCTGAGATCCAATGCCGCTtagatttttttcttattagtCTTTCTCTTTGCCCAGAGATCACAAAAGCCGACATAGTGCCCGGTTACCGAACAGACCACTCAATGATTACTTTTCGCATAAACACAGCCCGAAATCCCAGAGGACCAGGTTATTGGAAGTTAAACACACACCTCTTAACTGAAACGCAATATATTGAACTGATTCAAAAA of the Montipora capricornis isolate CH-2021 chromosome 7, ASM3666992v2, whole genome shotgun sequence genome contains:
- the LOC138056023 gene encoding trace amine-associated receptor 3-like; the protein is MAAVRGTVDYWNMASEEALVHVWLNIDNAQTIFTTVAVLATITFPITTIGNTAIVLSVWMDPLPKLRSSTSNFIIFSMAVADFLVGLVACPLTAFWGLASLYKYTNASFHFLKFFSMLINVSVGHILLLSIDRFFAVVTPLQYRAKVTSKRICIVSVACWIFFLLFGFVFSLLQKRYALMGTLYNVQILCILICIGVINVFTLYRFHKYSQAPKHWMTSMRGYLGK